A part of Bosea sp. (in: a-proteobacteria) genomic DNA contains:
- a CDS encoding cation-efflux pump: MNGMISGETPAQRVNRMKERAAIVSVGASVVLTLGKAFAAYVSGSLALYSEAAHGLIDIAATLTTWFAIRAADKPADDEHHYGHGKIESLAALAECALLLALAGAVAWEAGSRLWSGVHPPVEVTPVVIGVLVVAILIDGTRWRALHLIAKATHSEALAADALHFASDLVSSALTLIGLLMVLAGYAHGDTAAALGVSLFIFSAAIKLALRTIGTLVDTAPKGMRERLEETALAVPGVAEVEWLRLRPGGGRMQGELGVKVSRTLGLEQVSAIKQDLAGALAVAAPNADITITANPMQTEDENALERVMMIAARLRVPVHHFTLQKVGERNCISLDMEVDARMPLAAAHQLATHLEAAIRADFGPLTEVETHVEPLAMTAGDGEDAAPAIVAEVAAMLAGACGDGAVRDIHNVRVRTTEAGLIVNFHCRADGAMDVAAVHVAVDEIERALRQSRSDIARVVGHAEPLQPGGATAAGAAPA, from the coding sequence ATGAACGGCATGATTTCCGGCGAGACGCCAGCCCAGCGGGTCAACCGCATGAAGGAACGCGCGGCCATCGTCTCGGTGGGCGCCAGCGTGGTGCTGACGCTCGGCAAGGCCTTCGCGGCCTATGTTTCAGGCTCGCTGGCGCTGTATTCGGAGGCCGCGCACGGGCTCATCGACATCGCCGCCACGCTGACCACCTGGTTCGCCATCCGCGCCGCCGACAAGCCCGCCGATGACGAGCATCATTACGGCCACGGCAAGATCGAGTCGCTGGCCGCGCTGGCGGAATGCGCGCTGCTGCTGGCGCTGGCCGGGGCGGTGGCCTGGGAGGCCGGCAGCCGGCTCTGGTCGGGGGTGCATCCGCCGGTCGAGGTCACGCCTGTCGTCATTGGCGTGCTCGTGGTGGCGATCCTCATAGACGGCACCCGCTGGCGGGCGCTGCACCTCATCGCCAAGGCGACCCATTCCGAAGCGCTCGCGGCCGATGCCCTTCACTTCGCGTCAGACCTCGTATCCTCGGCCCTTACGCTCATCGGCCTGCTGATGGTGCTTGCAGGCTATGCGCATGGCGACACAGCGGCGGCGCTGGGCGTTTCGCTCTTCATCTTCAGCGCGGCGATCAAGCTCGCCCTGCGCACCATCGGCACGCTGGTCGACACCGCGCCAAAGGGCATGCGCGAACGGCTGGAGGAAACGGCGCTGGCCGTGCCGGGCGTGGCGGAGGTGGAGTGGCTGAGGCTCAGGCCCGGCGGGGGACGCATGCAGGGCGAGCTGGGGGTGAAAGTCTCGCGCACGCTGGGCCTGGAGCAGGTTTCGGCGATCAAGCAGGATCTGGCCGGCGCGCTCGCCGTGGCCGCGCCCAACGCCGACATCACCATCACCGCCAACCCGATGCAGACAGAGGATGAGAACGCGCTTGAGCGGGTGATGATGATCGCCGCCCGCCTCAGGGTTCCGGTCCACCACTTCACCTTGCAGAAGGTGGGCGAGCGCAATTGCATCAGCCTCGACATGGAGGTGGATGCGCGCATGCCGCTCGCCGCCGCACATCAGCTCGCGACGCATCTCGAGGCAGCCATACGGGCAGATTTCGGCCCCCTGACCGAGGTCGAGACCCATGTCGAGCCCCTGGCCATGACAGCTGGTGATGGCGAGGATGCAGCGCCTGCCATCGTGGCGGAAGTCGCGGCCATGCTCGCCGGCGCCTGCGGCGACGGGGCGGTGCGCGACATTCACAATGTGCGGGTGCGCACCACCGAAGCCGGGCTGATCGTCAATTTCCATTGCCGCGCCGATGGCGCGATGGACGTCGCGGCCGTGCATGTGGCTGTGGACGAGATCGAGCGCGCACTGCGCCAGAGCCGCAGCGACATCGCGCGCGTCGTTGGCCATGCCGAGCCGCTGCAGCCCGGCGGCGCCACGGCGGCCGGGGCCGCTCCCGCCTGA
- a CDS encoding galactose mutarotase, with translation MTLTLLGKLVDGHPIREVTIRSAAGASATIMEWGAVVRDMSVPADGKPQRVVLGFETLDHYLRHSPHFGAIAGRFANRIEGGRFTLDGQPHQLKLNQDGRHSLHGGGDGFGKRPWTILHHDAASVTLALLSPDGDHGYPGALTVLCRYTLAEPATLRVELTATTDAPTIVNLCHHSYFNLDGSADILDHELELRANLMTPVDGDLIPSGEVASVAATPFDFRKPRPVRRLNPDGSRHWYDHNFILRRDRREASSMPGLEVAHAATLRSLRNGLAMQVWTTEPAIQLYDGFKMGTPVPGLTGAPYGAAAGLCLEPQHVPDSPNLPHFPSTVLRPGEVYRQVTEYRFG, from the coding sequence ATGACACTCACCCTTCTTGGCAAACTCGTAGACGGCCACCCAATCCGCGAGGTCACCATCCGCTCGGCGGCCGGCGCCTCCGCCACGATCATGGAGTGGGGCGCGGTGGTGCGCGACATGAGCGTGCCGGCGGATGGCAAGCCGCAGCGCGTGGTGCTGGGCTTCGAGACGCTGGATCACTACCTCAGGCATTCGCCGCATTTCGGCGCCATCGCCGGGCGCTTCGCCAACCGCATCGAGGGCGGGCGCTTCACGCTCGACGGCCAGCCGCACCAGCTCAAGCTCAATCAGGATGGGCGCCATTCTCTCCATGGCGGCGGCGATGGCTTCGGCAAGCGGCCCTGGACCATCCTGCATCATGACGCCGCCTCCGTGACGCTGGCTCTGCTCTCGCCCGATGGTGACCATGGCTATCCCGGCGCGCTGACGGTGCTGTGCCGCTACACGCTGGCGGAGCCGGCCACGCTGCGCGTCGAACTCACGGCCACCACCGACGCCCCCACGATCGTCAACCTGTGCCATCACTCCTACTTCAACCTCGACGGCTCGGCCGACATCCTCGACCACGAGCTTGAGCTGCGCGCCAACCTGATGACGCCGGTGGATGGCGACCTGATCCCCAGCGGGGAAGTCGCCTCCGTCGCCGCAACGCCCTTCGATTTCCGCAAGCCGCGCCCGGTGCGCCGCCTCAATCCGGATGGCTCGCGGCATTGGTACGACCACAACTTCATCCTGCGCCGCGACCGCCGCGAGGCCTCCAGCATGCCGGGGCTGGAAGTGGCCCATGCCGCCACGCTGCGCAGCCTGAGAAACGGGCTCGCCATGCAGGTCTGGACCACCGAGCCCGCCATCCAGCTCTATGACGGCTTCAAGATGGGCACGCCCGTGCCGGGCCTGACCGGCGCGCCCTATGGCGCCGCCGCAGGGCTGTGCCTGGAGCCGCAACACGTGCCGGACAGCCCCAACCTGCCGCATTTCCCCAGCACCGTGCTGAGGCCCGGCGAGGTCTACCGACAGGTGACGGAGTATCGGTTCGGGTGA
- a CDS encoding ABC transporter substrate-binding protein — protein sequence MKKRTFLNLSLGATLGFALSVGVSSLAMAQTTLRIFTGGQQRPDVMRKIADEYEKRTPGVKIEVEVGGATSEQQQQYLNTVLASKDSALDVILIDVIRPAQWAAAQWAEPLDQFLGADRDKIMARYLPAYREANIVGGRVIALPYFADAQFLYYRKDLLEKHGVQPPKTWAELQAGAEKIMKAEGNPNLSGFQTAGAPIEGTVCTYLVPMWGAGGSLTNAQGQLNLGSAEARRPFQLWADMKAANVTPPNLAEIPTDRIRQNFQAGNLLFAMNWGYVWQRTQNDADSQIKDKVGVVPLPGFTADRAATCIGGWQLAVSAFSKNKKAAFDFAMYLSSPEVAKAQAIAASHLPVFAETYSDPDVLKANPWFAQALPVVQTARSRPVTPAYPRVSEIIRTNMNAFLAGSKSADAALADMTRDLSQVIR from the coding sequence ATGAAGAAGCGGACTTTCCTGAACCTGTCGCTGGGCGCCACGCTCGGCTTCGCCCTGAGCGTCGGCGTGTCCAGCCTCGCCATGGCGCAGACGACCCTGCGCATCTTCACCGGCGGGCAGCAGCGCCCCGACGTGATGCGCAAGATCGCCGATGAATACGAGAAGCGCACGCCCGGCGTGAAGATCGAGGTCGAGGTCGGCGGCGCCACCTCCGAGCAGCAGCAGCAATACCTCAACACCGTGCTGGCCTCGAAGGATTCCGCGCTCGACGTGATCCTGATCGACGTGATCCGGCCGGCGCAGTGGGCCGCCGCACAGTGGGCCGAGCCGCTCGACCAGTTCCTGGGCGCCGACAGGGACAAGATCATGGCGCGCTATCTGCCCGCCTATCGCGAGGCCAACATCGTGGGCGGCCGCGTCATCGCCCTGCCCTACTTCGCGGATGCGCAGTTCCTCTACTACCGCAAGGACCTGCTCGAGAAGCATGGCGTGCAGCCGCCAAAGACCTGGGCCGAGCTTCAGGCCGGCGCCGAGAAGATCATGAAGGCCGAGGGCAACCCGAACCTTTCGGGCTTCCAGACCGCGGGCGCGCCGATCGAAGGCACCGTCTGCACCTATCTTGTGCCAATGTGGGGGGCCGGAGGCTCGCTCACCAACGCGCAGGGCCAACTCAACCTCGGCTCGGCGGAAGCGCGCCGCCCGTTCCAGCTCTGGGCTGACATGAAGGCTGCGAATGTGACGCCGCCGAACCTCGCCGAAATTCCGACCGACCGCATCCGCCAGAATTTCCAGGCAGGCAATCTCCTGTTCGCCATGAACTGGGGTTATGTCTGGCAGCGCACCCAGAACGATGCCGACAGCCAGATCAAGGACAAGGTCGGCGTGGTGCCGCTGCCCGGATTTACGGCCGACAGGGCCGCAACCTGCATCGGCGGCTGGCAGCTTGCCGTCTCGGCGTTCTCGAAGAACAAGAAAGCAGCCTTCGATTTCGCGATGTATCTGTCCTCGCCGGAAGTGGCTAAAGCACAGGCCATTGCCGCATCGCACCTGCCGGTGTTTGCAGAGACCTACAGCGATCCGGACGTACTGAAGGCCAACCCCTGGTTCGCGCAGGCGCTGCCTGTGGTGCAGACCGCGCGCTCGCGCCCGGTGACGCCAGCCTATCCGCGCGTGTCGGAGATCATCCGCACCAACATGAACGCCTTCCTCGCCGGCTCGAAGAGCGCCGACGCGGCGCTCGCGGACATGACGCGCGACCTCAGCCAGGTCATTCGCTGA
- a CDS encoding carbohydrate ABC transporter permease: MMKFPSSRKMTLIAGAVVAINGFFPALWILFTSLKTESELMRLPITIWPDAPTLGNYTRVFTDQPIMLFMWNSFVVAALSTLLCVVVSALAAYALVRLRIPAPNLILSVLLAVAMFPLISLMVPLFSVMRDLSLLNTWWALVFPYAVLSMPVCTLVLISFFQDIPRDLENAAMIDGCSRLGALWHVVIPLTAPGVFTAGILAFVNAWDEFLLALTLAPRVASRTLPVGITLYQGEFSFPWPIISAALIIAIVPICIIIAVFQERVVGGLTSGGVKG; the protein is encoded by the coding sequence ATGATGAAGTTTCCGTCTTCTCGCAAGATGACGCTGATCGCCGGCGCTGTCGTCGCCATCAACGGCTTCTTCCCGGCGCTCTGGATCCTGTTCACCTCGCTCAAGACCGAGAGCGAGTTGATGCGACTGCCGATCACGATCTGGCCCGACGCGCCGACGCTTGGCAATTATACCCGCGTCTTCACCGACCAGCCGATCATGCTCTTCATGTGGAACAGCTTCGTCGTGGCCGCCTTGTCCACCCTGCTGTGCGTGGTCGTGTCCGCGCTGGCGGCCTATGCGCTGGTCAGGCTGCGGATTCCGGCGCCGAACCTCATCCTGTCTGTGCTGCTGGCGGTGGCGATGTTCCCGCTGATCTCGCTGATGGTGCCGCTGTTCTCGGTGATGCGGGACCTGTCATTGCTCAACACCTGGTGGGCGCTGGTCTTCCCCTATGCGGTGCTGTCCATGCCGGTGTGCACGCTGGTGCTGATCTCCTTCTTTCAGGACATTCCGCGCGACCTCGAGAACGCGGCCATGATCGACGGCTGCTCGCGGCTGGGCGCGCTGTGGCATGTGGTGATTCCGCTCACGGCTCCGGGCGTGTTCACCGCCGGCATCCTCGCCTTCGTCAATGCCTGGGATGAGTTCCTGCTCGCGCTCACGCTGGCGCCGCGCGTGGCCAGCCGCACGCTCCCCGTCGGCATCACGCTCTACCAGGGCGAGTTCTCGTTCCCCTGGCCGATCATCTCGGCTGCGCTGATCATCGCCATCGTGCCGATCTGCATCATCATCGCCGTCTTCCAGGAGCGCGTGGTGGGCGGGCTGACCTCGGGCGGGGTGAAGGGGTAG
- the pepN gene encoding aminopeptidase N, whose protein sequence is MTRDSQTIRLEDYRPSDYLIDTVNLDIRLDSTDTLVRSLLSIRPNPAGQPGAPLRLDGDELRLGKLLLDGAEPDAGAFVVAADGLTLLQPPSRPFTLTIETRINPSANTKLMGLYRSSGVYCTQCEADGFRRISYFLDRPDVLSVYTVRLEAPKTEAPILLANGNPIATGDVPGTDRHFALWQDPWPKPAYLFALVGGDLGAVHDSFVTASGRKVALGVYVEKGKEGRAGYAMDAIKRSMAWDESVFGREYDLDVFNVVAVSDFNMGAMENKGLNIFNDKYVLASPDAATDGDYANIEGIIAHEYFHNWTGNRITCRDWFQLCLKEGLTVYRDQEFTADERSRPVKRIADVVRLRLTQFVEDSGPLAHNVRPRAYKEINNFYTATVYEKGAELIRMLKVLIGDGAFRSGMTLFFDRHDGTAATIEEFIACFADVSGQDLAHFAKWYDQAGTPQLVASGRYDAAARRYTLDLAQKTAPTPGQDEKHPLVIPIRLGLVGQAGDLPLRASGEIRLDGDVLILERTAASVTFEDVPEAPALSLLRGFSAPVRLETQLGTAELLRLARVDSDPFNRWQSLRSVMTNELCAAAGALRKGRAASFDPALIEAIGVALEGAQEPAYIAQLISLPTAGDIAREIATDVDPDAIQQALAMLARMNGAALSQALAAVRERLATEAPYSPDAASAGARALRNTALSYLCHGLGGEGARLALTQFESAGNMTDRLAALSALTHAPGVELTQALAAFEERHRDDPLVLDKWFALQATMPGRETLGRVKSLLDHPRFSLRTPNRVYALLSSFAHANPSEFHRPDGAGYDFVSDIVVAVDRINPQVASRLMSSFRTWKTLEPGRQALALAAIRRVADMPGLSRDIADIAERALG, encoded by the coding sequence ATGACCCGCGATTCCCAGACGATCCGCCTCGAGGACTACCGCCCGTCCGATTATCTGATCGACACGGTGAACCTCGACATCCGGCTGGACTCCACCGACACGCTGGTGCGCTCGCTGCTCAGCATCCGGCCCAATCCGGCCGGCCAGCCTGGCGCGCCGCTGCGGCTCGATGGCGACGAGCTCCGGCTCGGCAAGCTGCTGCTGGACGGGGCCGAGCCTGATGCGGGCGCGTTCGTGGTGGCGGCTGACGGCCTGACGCTGCTGCAACCGCCATCCCGGCCCTTCACGTTGACGATCGAGACGCGCATCAACCCCTCGGCGAACACGAAACTGATGGGGCTTTATCGCTCCAGCGGCGTCTACTGCACACAGTGCGAGGCCGACGGCTTTCGCCGCATCAGCTATTTCCTCGACCGGCCCGATGTCCTGTCGGTCTACACGGTGCGGCTAGAGGCCCCGAAGACCGAGGCGCCGATCCTGCTCGCCAACGGCAACCCCATCGCCACAGGCGACGTTCCGGGCACGGACCGGCATTTCGCGCTGTGGCAGGACCCCTGGCCGAAGCCTGCCTATCTGTTCGCGCTCGTCGGCGGGGATCTCGGCGCGGTGCATGACAGCTTCGTCACCGCCAGCGGCCGCAAGGTGGCGCTCGGCGTCTATGTCGAGAAGGGCAAGGAAGGCCGTGCGGGCTATGCGATGGACGCGATCAAGCGCTCAATGGCGTGGGATGAGAGCGTGTTCGGGCGCGAATATGATCTCGACGTGTTCAACGTCGTCGCCGTGTCGGACTTCAACATGGGCGCGATGGAGAACAAGGGCCTCAACATCTTCAACGACAAGTATGTCCTGGCCAGCCCGGACGCCGCGACCGATGGCGACTACGCCAACATCGAGGGCATCATAGCCCACGAGTATTTCCACAACTGGACGGGCAACCGCATCACCTGCCGCGACTGGTTCCAGCTTTGCCTGAAGGAAGGGCTGACGGTCTATCGCGATCAGGAGTTCACCGCCGATGAGCGCTCGCGCCCCGTCAAGCGCATCGCCGATGTGGTGCGGCTGAGGCTGACCCAGTTCGTCGAGGATTCAGGGCCGCTGGCGCACAATGTCAGGCCGCGCGCCTACAAGGAGATCAACAACTTCTATACGGCGACGGTCTATGAAAAGGGCGCCGAGCTCATCCGCATGCTGAAGGTCCTGATCGGCGATGGGGCGTTCCGCTCGGGCATGACCCTGTTCTTCGACCGGCATGACGGCACCGCAGCGACGATCGAGGAGTTCATCGCCTGCTTCGCGGACGTGTCGGGGCAGGATCTTGCCCATTTCGCGAAATGGTATGACCAGGCCGGCACGCCGCAACTTGTGGCATCGGGCCGCTATGACGCCGCGGCCCGCCGCTACACGCTCGATCTGGCGCAGAAAACTGCGCCGACGCCGGGGCAGGACGAGAAGCATCCACTGGTGATCCCGATCCGGCTGGGGCTGGTGGGGCAGGCTGGCGACCTGCCGCTCAGGGCCAGCGGCGAGATCAGGCTCGACGGCGACGTGCTGATCCTGGAACGGACCGCAGCAAGCGTCACCTTCGAGGATGTCCCCGAAGCGCCGGCTCTTTCGCTGCTGCGCGGCTTCTCCGCGCCGGTGCGCCTCGAGACGCAGCTGGGCACCGCCGAGTTGCTGCGCCTTGCGCGCGTCGACAGCGATCCGTTCAATCGCTGGCAGTCGCTGCGCAGCGTCATGACGAACGAGCTTTGCGCAGCGGCGGGCGCGCTGCGCAAGGGCCGCGCCGCCAGTTTCGATCCGGCGCTCATCGAAGCGATCGGCGTCGCGCTCGAAGGAGCCCAGGAGCCGGCCTACATCGCCCAGCTCATCAGCCTGCCCACGGCAGGCGATATCGCCCGCGAGATCGCCACCGATGTCGATCCCGACGCCATCCAGCAGGCTCTGGCCATGCTGGCGCGCATGAACGGCGCCGCGTTGTCCCAGGCTCTGGCGGCGGTCCGCGAGCGTCTGGCGACAGAAGCGCCCTACAGCCCCGATGCCGCCAGCGCGGGCGCGCGCGCGCTGCGGAACACGGCGCTGAGCTATCTGTGCCATGGGCTCGGCGGCGAAGGGGCCAGGCTCGCGCTGACCCAGTTCGAAAGCGCCGGCAACATGACCGATCGGCTGGCGGCGCTGAGCGCGCTCACCCATGCGCCTGGCGTGGAACTGACCCAGGCGCTCGCCGCCTTCGAGGAGCGGCACAGGGATGATCCGCTGGTGCTCGACAAATGGTTCGCGCTGCAGGCGACCATGCCCGGGCGGGAGACGCTGGGGCGCGTCAAGTCGCTGCTCGATCACCCCAGGTTCTCGCTGCGCACGCCCAACCGGGTCTATGCGCTGTTGTCCTCGTTTGCCCATGCCAATCCGAGCGAATTCCACCGCCCGGATGGGGCCGGATATGACTTCGTGAGCGACATCGTGGTGGCCGTGGACCGCATCAACCCGCAGGTCGCTTCGCGCCTTATGTCCTCGTTCCGCACCTGGAAAACGCTTGAGCCGGGCCGCCAGGCGCTGGCGCTGGCCGCGATCAGGCGGGTCGCCGACATGCCCGGCCTGTCGCGCGACATAGCCGACATAGCCGAGCGCGCGCTCGGCTGA
- a CDS encoding sugar ABC transporter permease, whose product MTPKLSSLERAERRLGIALLAPAFLLLAGVVLYPIATLIRSSFTTNKLTEPWMARPWVGFENYVTALGDHRLWEATWHTVLYVIVTVPGAVALGLGLALLANQPFRVKWPVRLGLLLPWALPLVFAGLIFRWFFEYQQGLVNNALIWIGLSPVNWLTQEGPAFFAICVAIIWKTSSFAALVLLAGLQTIPKSLYEAAEVDGASKWNQFIEITLPMLKPAIIVALIFRTITAIQTFDIPKAMTDGGPGNATETLAMYIHKTTIDSLDFGYGSTLAVLMFIVSAILTSVYLRHTRRDPSGGRH is encoded by the coding sequence ATGACGCCGAAACTCTCCTCGCTGGAACGCGCCGAGCGCCGGCTCGGCATCGCCCTGCTGGCGCCGGCCTTCCTGCTGCTGGCTGGCGTGGTGCTCTATCCCATCGCCACGCTGATCCGCTCGTCCTTCACCACCAACAAGCTGACCGAGCCCTGGATGGCCCGGCCCTGGGTCGGCTTCGAGAACTATGTCACGGCGCTGGGCGACCACCGGCTTTGGGAAGCCACCTGGCACACGGTGCTTTACGTCATCGTCACGGTGCCGGGCGCGGTCGCGCTCGGGCTCGGGCTTGCCCTGCTGGCCAATCAGCCCTTCCGCGTCAAATGGCCTGTAAGGCTGGGGCTGCTGCTGCCCTGGGCGCTGCCTCTGGTCTTCGCCGGGCTCATCTTCCGCTGGTTCTTCGAATACCAGCAGGGCCTCGTGAACAATGCGCTGATCTGGATCGGGCTCTCGCCGGTCAACTGGCTGACCCAGGAGGGACCGGCCTTCTTCGCCATCTGCGTCGCCATCATCTGGAAGACATCGAGCTTCGCGGCGCTGGTGCTGCTCGCGGGGCTGCAGACCATCCCGAAATCGCTCTACGAGGCGGCCGAGGTCGATGGCGCCTCGAAATGGAACCAGTTCATCGAGATCACCCTGCCGATGCTCAAGCCCGCGATCATCGTGGCGCTGATCTTCCGCACCATCACCGCGATCCAGACCTTCGACATCCCCAAGGCCATGACCGATGGCGGACCGGGCAACGCCACCGAGACGCTGGCCATGTACATCCACAAGACCACGATCGACAGCCTCGACTTCGGCTATGGCTCGACGCTGGCGGTGCTCATGTTCATCGTCTCGGCCATCCTGACCTCGGTGTATCTGCGCCACACGCGGCGCGACCCCAGCGGCGGGCGGCACTGA
- a CDS encoding MFS transporter, with the protein MTAVTRISLSAIAGGLNDRTILAMGLTQTIGYGTLYYAYGVLAPAIAREFGVGLDWLFGAFTLGLLLGGLVAPIVGRELDRRGARQVMSFGSVMAAAGLAACALAPNFWAFSVAVILTEAATCLVVYEAAFAGLTQIYRHEARRGITLVTLMAGFASTIFWPLTQWMLGAFDWRWTLGAFAIVHLLVCAPLHLTVLRRAMPASHAARQEAPANEPPMHLGDERRRALILFALAIVVSGIVTSAFPVHMLRIIENEGFSPHAAALIAMVMGPAQVLARFVEVLGGHRFDPLMTGRVALGALVASVAILLALPASLGTAVAFAALYGAAQGLVTIARATVPLQLFGAAGYGTLMGRITGLRFLANAASPFLFAFAMTHLGTDAALSASGVIASIAFGLFLMLRPPRR; encoded by the coding sequence ATGACTGCAGTCACCCGCATCTCCCTGTCCGCCATTGCCGGCGGCCTCAACGACCGCACGATCCTCGCCATGGGCCTGACCCAGACGATCGGATACGGCACGCTCTACTACGCCTATGGCGTGCTGGCCCCGGCCATAGCGCGCGAGTTCGGGGTCGGCCTCGACTGGCTCTTCGGCGCCTTCACGCTCGGGCTGCTGCTGGGCGGGCTGGTGGCCCCGATTGTCGGGCGCGAGCTCGACCGGCGCGGCGCGCGGCAGGTGATGAGCTTCGGCTCTGTCATGGCAGCGGCCGGCCTCGCCGCCTGCGCGCTCGCGCCGAATTTCTGGGCCTTCTCGGTCGCCGTGATTCTCACCGAGGCTGCGACCTGCCTCGTGGTCTATGAGGCGGCCTTCGCCGGGCTGACCCAGATCTACCGCCACGAGGCGCGGCGCGGCATCACGCTGGTCACGCTGATGGCGGGGTTCGCCTCAACGATCTTCTGGCCGCTGACCCAGTGGATGCTTGGCGCCTTCGACTGGCGCTGGACGCTGGGCGCATTCGCGATCGTTCATCTCCTGGTGTGCGCGCCGCTCCACCTCACGGTGCTGCGCCGCGCCATGCCGGCCAGCCATGCAGCGAGGCAGGAGGCGCCGGCCAACGAGCCGCCGATGCATCTGGGCGACGAACGCCGACGGGCGTTGATCCTGTTCGCGCTGGCCATCGTGGTGTCCGGCATCGTCACCTCGGCCTTTCCCGTGCACATGCTCAGGATCATCGAGAACGAGGGATTCAGCCCGCATGCCGCGGCGCTTATCGCGATGGTCATGGGGCCGGCGCAGGTCCTTGCGCGCTTTGTGGAGGTGCTCGGCGGCCACCGCTTCGATCCGCTGATGACCGGGCGCGTGGCGCTTGGCGCGCTCGTGGCTTCGGTGGCGATCCTTCTCGCCCTGCCAGCCTCTCTGGGCACGGCGGTTGCCTTCGCCGCGCTTTACGGCGCGGCCCAGGGCCTTGTGACGATCGCGCGGGCGACCGTGCCGCTTCAGCTCTTCGGCGCGGCCGGCTACGGCACGCTCATGGGGCGGATCACGGGCCTGCGCTTCCTCGCCAATGCGGCCAGCCCGTTCCTCTTCGCCTTCGCCATGACGCATCTGGGCACCGACGCCGCCCTGTCGGCCAGCGGCGTCATCGCGTCAATCGCCTTTGGCCTGTTCCTGATGCTCAGGCCGCCCCGGCGCTGA
- a CDS encoding lactoylglutathione lyase, producing the protein MEFLHTMVRVGNLEAALDFYVNKLGLVEVRRIDRPEGKYTLVFLAAPGDAARAAETKAPLVELTYNWDEHDYTGGRNFGHLAYRVDDIYQICDRLMKAGVTINRPPRDGYMAFVRSPDGISIELLQKGEPLQKSEPWASMPNTGSW; encoded by the coding sequence TTGGAATTTCTGCACACCATGGTGCGCGTGGGCAATCTGGAGGCCGCGCTCGATTTCTATGTGAACAAGCTCGGCCTCGTCGAGGTCCGCCGCATCGATAGGCCAGAGGGCAAGTACACGCTGGTGTTCCTCGCCGCCCCCGGCGACGCGGCCCGGGCCGCCGAAACGAAAGCGCCCCTGGTCGAACTGACCTACAACTGGGATGAGCATGACTACACCGGCGGGCGCAATTTCGGCCATCTCGCCTACCGCGTCGACGACATCTACCAGATCTGCGACCGGCTGATGAAGGCCGGCGTCACCATCAACCGCCCGCCGCGTGATGGCTACATGGCCTTCGTGCGCTCGCCCGACGGCATCTCCATCGAACTGCTGCAGAAGGGCGAGCCGCTGCAGAAGAGCGAGCCCTGGGCCTCGATGCCCAACACCGGCAGCTGGTGA